The following coding sequences lie in one Periophthalmus magnuspinnatus isolate fPerMag1 chromosome 24, fPerMag1.2.pri, whole genome shotgun sequence genomic window:
- the naa30 gene encoding N-alpha-acetyltransferase 30 produces the protein MATVPPGPSSAVPSSPAQAAPFPGAGDPEPGTGDGEPACHLSDCVPDTGNRPLSVTDVKKSAKKKQKNMLARASPALHLPMQTREQQLNGLASPTEHGPTEHSPTDHGPHTDNRPDNPRTISDNGDSGSPEPYTDMRTRSERCQREGHSPLSKNGSPSPVVNNSMNGIPAFTRTEEPPSQALEEQTQASEHSAGTAAAEEPPAAELALLHLSPPVPTEPEDHGIRYVRYESELQMPWIMRLITKDLSEPYSIYTYRYFIHNWPQLCFLAMVEQECVGAIVCKLDMHKKMFRRGYIAMLAVDSKHRRKSIGTNLVKKAIYAMVEGDCDEVVLETEITNKSALKLYENLGFVRDKRLFRYYLNGVDALRLKLWLR, from the exons ATGGCCACAGTGCCGCCTGGGCCTAGTAGCGCGGTGCCTTCGTCCCCGGCTCAAGCTGCTCCTTTCCCCGGGGCTGGGGACCCCGAGCCGGGCACAGGAGACGGAGAACCGGCCTGCCATCTCTCGGACTGTGTACCCGACACAGGAAACAGACCGCTGTCGGTCACCGACGTCAAGAAATCTGCGaagaaaaagcagaaaaataTGCTAGCCCGAGCTAGCCCCGCACTGCACCTTCCAATGCAAACCCGAGAGCAGCAGCTGAACGGCTTGGCCAGTCCCACAGAGCACGGCCCCACAGAGCACAGCCCCACAGACCACGGCCCGCACACGGACAACCGCCCCGACAATCCCAGAACCATCTCGGACAACGGTGACAGCGGCAGCCCCGAGCCCTACACGGACATGAGGACCAGGAGCGAGCGCTGCCAGCGCGAAGGCCACAGCCCTTTATCCAAAAACGGCAGTCCGTCTCCGGTGGTTAACAATAGCATGAACGGGATACCGGCTTTTACTAGAACTGAAGAGCCCCCGAGCCAGGCCctggaggagcagacacaggcgTCTGAACACTCTGCGGGGACAGCCGCAGCGGAGGAGCCGCCCGCCGCAGAGCTGGCCCTTCTGCACCTCTCTCCTCCGGTACCGACCGAACCGGAGGACCACGGCATCCGCTACGTGCGCTACGAGTCCGAACTGCAGATGCCGTGGATCATGCGGCTCATCACCAAGGACTTATCCGAGCCTTACTCCATTTACACGTACAGGTACTTCATCCACAACTGGCCGCAGCTCTGCTTCCTG GCCATGGTGGAGCAGGAGTGCGTCGGCGCCATTGTCTGTAAACTGGACATGCATAAAAAGATGTTCCGCCGTGGCTACATCGCTATGCTAGCTGTGGACTCCAAACACAGAAGGAAAAGCATTG GTACTAATTTGGTAAAAAAGGCGATCTATGCGATGGTGGAGGGCGACTGTGACGAG GTCGTATTGGAGAcagaaataacaaacaaatcggCTCTGAAGCTGTATGAAAACTTGGGCTTTGTCAGAGATAAACGGCTCTTCAGATATTACCTGAACGGAGTGGACGCGCTCCGGCTCAAACTGTGGCTACGCTAA